The DNA window ACCGCATGCTCATGCGAAGCGTCGTTCGACAGCTCTCCCTCCTCCATCATCCGCTCCACATGCGGCCGACAGATCTCCAGGGCGTCCAGCAGCCCCAGCCGAAACAGTTCCTGGCATCGAGCATACGACATACGGCAGATCTCCGGGAGTCAACAGCCCGCTGGCGAACCACAGAACCGCCGATAGCCTAACTCTGCCCGTCAGCCCGGGCAAGCTTGCCAGTCGTCGCGAGTTAATCGCCCAGACGCCGCTTGCCGTCTGCCCGGTCATGTGGATCAACAAGAATGACGCGGCGCCATTCAGTGTGTTTCCCAGCGGGTGGCGTCTCGAGACGCTCTGCGCAAGTGGTGCGGCGGGATCGGAGAAGCTGCGTCGACCGGCTGCGCCTCAACCGGTTGCGGCTCGACCAGTTCCTGGACGGCCTTCGGCTGGGAAGTTCGGGGTTGCCAGAGTTTCCCCAGCGGTCCCAGCAGCAGGGCGGGCAAGAGAATCAGATCGCCCAGCAGGGCGGCGGCTAACAGGGCGACCATCATCCAGGCGAACCGGGCGGTGGGAAGAAAATCGCTGAGTGCGAACACGGCCATCCCAGCGGCGCAAATGACGGAGGACTGCAGCATCGCCTGTCCGCAATGCTCCAGGGCGGAACGCACAGCCCGACGCCGGGATACGCCCTCTTCAACGCGACGCTGGAAGTGCGTGAGGAAGTGAAGCGTATCGTCAACGGCGACGCCAAGGGCGACGCTGGCCGTCATGACCGAGCCAATGTCGACCGACCTGCCTGACCAGCCAATCGCTCCAAACATCAACACCGTAGGGAAAATGTTAGGCAGCATGCCGACGAGACCGGCCGACACGCTACCCTGCATGATGGTCATGACGACCGTAATGATCGCAAACGCCAGGAGAAAGCTAGCGCGAAGATCGATCAGCAACTGCTGCTGAATTTCATGCACAAGCGGCATGACGCCAGTCGCCTGGATCGTAAATTTCTCGGTCCCCGGCGGTTGCTCGTAGACGACCTCCTGTAAACGGCTGCGAACTTCTCGCAGCAAGGCAGCGTAGTCGGTCTGCTCCAAAGCGCTCACAAAACCTTGCACGCGCCATTTCTGCTCGCCGTCCGATTGCGATAAGAGTCGCATCCGGGTCCATTGCATTTCAGCGGGAGCCAGCAAATCGGCGCCGCCTGGCGGAAGCGGTCCACCGCTCAGAGGCAGCCCCGCTGGAGCAAAAGTCAAGGCGGAGAGCGATCCCCCAACTTGCGGACATTCTCGCAGCCTGGCCTCCAACTGTTGCACGATCGCCAGACGCTGCCAGGGCGACGCGGGATGCTGTGGATCAAACGTCACCACCACTTCCAGCGGCACCAACGGGCCCACATGGTCTTCCAGCCAGCGATAATCAGCCAGCACGCGACTTTCGCCGCCAAACAGCGTTTCAATACGGACCGAGGTCTTCAGTCGCGACATGTTCCAGCCCAGGACCGCGATGATCAGGACAAAGGCGCCAACAACCGCCTGGTTCCGTTTGCTGAGAAACAGCGTGAGCAGCCGCCAGCCCTGGCGAGCGCGAGTCGGCGACGCTGCCGGCGGAACGCGTAACGCGGCTAACATGGTGGGCACGAGAAACAAAACAAGAGCGGTCGTCAGTAGTAATCCGGCCGCCGAATAACAGCCGAACGCGCGAATGGGTGTCAACTCGCTGACCATCAACGAGCCCATGCCGATCGCCGTGGTGGCCGCCGACAGCACGCACGGCAGCCAGCCAATCCGAAAAGCCCTGCTGGCTGCCGCTGCGGCCGATTCCCCCGGCGCAGCGGCGCGGTAGTAATTGACCATATGGATGCCGCCGGCCAGGGCCAGCACCTGTGTTAGCGGCGGCAACACAATCAGCAAGGCGCTCATGGTGTCGCCGCAGAGCGAGATCAGCGCCAGTGTGGCGGCCTGGCAAAACAGCGACACGGCGAAGACAATGGTCGTCGCACGCCAGGATCCCAGACTCCACAACCCCACCAGAAACACCACCAGCGAGGAAGGCACTGCCAGTTGATTCAAAGCCTGCGCACTGGCCACATCGACCGAGAGACCGTCAATAACCGGACCCGCCAGGTGCTGCTCACTGGGCTTTGCTCCACAGTATTTCTGGACCGCCATCTGAATCAAACGCGTCAACCGCGCACGCTGCTGCAGTCCGGCTTTGGTAAATCGAACGATGACGCACGTGGCGGCGCCGTCGGGACCGATCATCGCCCCGCGCAAGCGCTGGACGGCGACACTCTTGTCGACGCCGGTCTTTTGTAATTGCTGCACCAGCTCCCGTCCGCTGATGACCTGGTCAAAGAGCCACTGCTGACCGTCATAAAATGCGCTGCTGCCGCGTAACACGGCGACAAGATTATCAAGCCGGGGCTCATCAAGGGTGCAGTCGTCCCAGCTCATGATGACGACATCGCCAGGACCAAACCTGTCGGCGAACTGGCTGTATTCCACCCGTGCGGGAAAGTCGGCCGGAGCCCAGTCCAGCGGCGAGTTTTCGGAAACCTGGACCGCTTGCATCGCCTGCCAGACGATCACCGGAAACAGCGCCAGTCCATACAGCCAGGCCAGGCGAAATCGACGCTGTGAAAGATCCATCGAACACTCTCGCAGGACGTTAAAAACTCAGGACGGGCTGGCAATCCGCTGCGCGGAGGCCGACGCTGCCGGGCGTCGCCGGCCGAGCGGTCCGAAAAACATCCCCGGGTAACCCGCCACTTGCTCTTGATATCGCCGGTAAGGTTCGCCCACATAGCGGGCCAGGCGTTCGTCCTTGAGATAGCTTCCGGCCAGGATATAGCCCGTCCAGACAAACGTCAGCAAGGCGTGATCCCACGCCATCCGGGGCGTGAACCAGATCAAACCCAGAAAGCTGAGATAAATGGGGTGCCGCATCCAACGGTAAACGCCGCGAATTTCAAACACGGGGATCGGCGGCTTGCGCCGGTTCACCCAGTGAAGCCACTGCGTCAGTCCCGTCTGGCGGCCGAGTCCCGATAAATGAAGACTATAGAACAGGGCGACCCAGGACAGATAGAAACCCAGCCGCATCGCACTGGCCGCCAGACCGGTGCAATTCCAGCACTCGCCTGCGCTGCCGCGCCAAAAAACAAAGATGACCGCTAAATTCAGACACGTCACAACGCAAAACAGGCAACCGTACAGCCCCGCCGGAAACACCTGTGTTAAATATCGACGCACAGGCGGATACAGCAGACTGCTGTGCGCGGCGGCAAACTGCAAAGCCAGCACCAGGTCGATCAGGAACCAGGCCTGGCCCTGGGCGGGGCGACCGTCTTTCAGGAACGCATACAGATACCAGATCGTAATGAGAAAACCGACCTGCGCACCAATCCCAAACACGAAACCCGCAGCTCGACCAAAACGCATCGCGCGATGGTTGCGCGACATCGGCTCGGCGGGAAGATCGCTGGACTGCGGAAACGTGCTGGCAGACCGCTGAGACTCGGTGAAAAATCGCTGCATGAACCAGGCGACAGGCAAGCCACGGCCGGTCCGAGTTGCGTCGTCGCCATTCGACTTTACAGGCATGGGGATCACAAGCCAAAGATCTTGAAAACGGGCCGATCTGCACCCTTCAAGGCGCTACACCATCGCTTGCGGGAACTTGCCGCTTAACGCTGACTGGAGGGCGGAATCGCCAGACGCTGTGCGGCGATCCACAGATCGCCGTAGATTTCCAGGCGGTCCGCGACGCCAACGGCGCCGAACGCCTTGGAGAAAGGAGTAATGCCATATTGCGACTGCAGAATGGCGAAGCTCCCGCGGAGATGAATCCAAGGCGGCTTGGCTTCGGAGTCGGCCAGGATGCGAATCGGATGCGTAACGCCATGCAGCGTAAAATCACCGTCCAACTGATAGACAGGCAATCCTCGCGAACTATTCTCGCTGGTTTTGGTCGCCGTTTTTATCGCAAAGGTCGCCGTCGGATGCGTGCGCGTGTCCAGAATCGAGGCGCCATGCATATTGGCGTTGACCTGCTGCCGGGTGTCCGCGTCCGTTGATCCCGTCAGCCCTACGTAACGGCGAGCATCGTCGCCGTCGGCGTCAAAGGAAAGCATGTCAAATACCAGCCGGCCGCTGGAACCATTTTCCAGGTTAAGGTGCCCCGCTTTCAAGCGACCTGCAACGCCATGCTCGTGGCCAAAGCCGGTTTTGAAAACGTGGATGTAAACTCGACTGGAACCCAAGTGGAGGTCGCCCACCTCAAGGACGCTCCCTTTTGCAGCAGCGTTTCCGGCGACGCCGACTTGTTGCGATTGCTGCGCAAAACCGGGTTGCGGAAAACCAAACAACACCAGCAAGCAAACCGCAAGGAGGCCGATCGGCATGCGGAAACATGGATCGCGTTGCATGAGAGACTCCATTCAAAGTTCGAGCAAATTAAGGCGACTTCGAGAGGAATCATCCGCAGTTTGAGCACTCAAGTAAACGGCAATCGTTGGATAAATACTGACCAATGGGTGGATAAATATTGAACACCAGCTGCTGTAAATCCCTTCATTGCGTCTCATGTTTTTCTCATAAATATTGGGGAATCGAGAAAAACCTACAAACAGGGCCGCCTGGAAATGACAACCGCCATTCCTGCACGCGGCCACAGCTGAATGGCTGACGCCAACAGGCAGAGAAAAAGGTTCAAATTTTCCTCCCTCACGGCACAGCGCGGCGCAAATATGGCGGCTCGGACGGGAGTCACCGGCCTGTCTCGTGCGTTAAGAGTGCGTTTCCTTCCTGACTGAGGACGACCGTTTATTTCTCTGGCGCCCTGGGTTTCGTCTTTCCCGCTGGCAGCGACAATGCAGGCTTGCGTGGGGGATGAACAAGCACCGAGCATCAGGGATGAACTTGTGGAAATGTATCTGGAATCGCTGGCGGGAGCCGTAGTACTGGCCGCGATTCATCTGCTCGGCGGAAGGCTGCGTTTTCCCGAGGGGATGCCCCGCAGTCGCTGGCTGTCGCTTGCCGGCGGCGTCGCCGTGAGTTACGCGATCGTGCACTTGCTGCCCGAGCTGCAGTCCCATCACGAGACGCTCAGGGACTCCGCCCGGGACACCCAATTTGCGTATATCGCGGAACACCTGGTCTGGGGGCTGGTGCTGCTGGGCGTGGTGGTTTTTTATGGTCTGGAGAAAGCGGCTATCCGATCGAAGAAGAGCCCGGATGGTGCGCCCAGCGATGTGTTCTGGCTGCATATCGGTTCTTTCGCGGCTTACAACATGCTGCTCGGCTATCTGCTGGTGCGGGAAGATCGCGGGCTGCGATCGTTGATCCTGTTCCTGATCGGCATTGGCCTGCATTTCCTGGTCAACGATCAGGGCCTCAGCCAGCATCACAAGGACCGTTATCACCGCACCGGCCGCTGGGTCCTTTCCGGGGCGGTCCTGGCCGGCTGGATGATCGGCGTGTTGACCGAAGTCCATGAAGCAGTGATGGCATCGGTCGTGGCGTTCCTGGCCGGCGGGATCCTGCTGAACACGTTCAAAGAAGAATTGCCCGAAGAACGCGAAAGTCGCTACTGGGCGTTCACCCTGGGAGCATTCGGTTACGCGGCCGTCCTGCTGGTAATGCAGGTCGCATGAGTGTGTTCTATCTGCTGACTTGAGATGGTCTTGAGCGGATCGGCGGTTCGCCGGGTCTGGCTACTCCCGACCGACGAGTCCCATCCGGATCTTCATGCCGAACAGCCAGGAGGAGACGGTCGCCCGGCGGCGACACGGGCCGTCGAATTGAAACTCCAGGGTATGCGCAGAGACAATCCGGGGAGACGAGAAAACCGCAATGCCTGAGGCAGGTCCGAGCTGTCTTTTACTTCTGATTTTCCCCTGGCCGGAAAGCAGGAGGATCCACAGTATTTCCTCGTAAGGGCAGTCGTATGACAGGAACAGCAGGTGCAGATTCCCCCACTCAAGATCCAGCTGGCACTCCAGGCAGGATCCGGGGACTTCGATGATCTGCTGGGTGACGCGGTTCTGCAGGAGCGACTTGCCCGTTTCCGGATTGCCGCAAAGCAGGAAGTGATTGGAGTACTTCATCGCGCCGCTTGTCCTGTTCGTTCCTGGCATCCGTCTGATTCTGCAAGGTGGAGGAAGTGGAGTGCTGGAGCCTCGATGATCGGCCCATTCTCAATCACCCATGGGGTCGATGCGGGGCGAGTGCAAATCGCCTCGCTACGTGAGACTCTTTTCAGTCAAGGCAGGAGATCGACCAGCTTTCCCGCTTGTTCCTCAAGATCGCCAACCGGAACCCGCCCCTTGAGATAACACTGCAGGAGGCCGCTTATCCAAGGATTCGCCGAATCAACAACAATCGCATTGGCGATCAACCCGAAATCGTCCGAAAGGCAGGCGGACAAATCTGGCGACTTCCAACGATCGAACGCCTGCAGATACACCGACTCTCGTAACTTTGTCACCAGCTCTTCGTACTCTGCACGGGCGGTTTCCGATGCGATGGAATCCTCTGCCTGCATCCAGCGTGACGAGAAGGAATCCTCATCTCTGGCTTCGAGCAGCGCTGCGAGATCGTCGATTTCTATTCGTGAAATCCACGTACGTTCCTCAACCCATTGAAGCAGGCAATGGAGACCATTCACAACCGACATGATATCCCTCCCGGCGCCTTCAAGAATGCTGCCGCCTGACTCGCCCTTGGGTGTCTGATGGTAACCGGATCAATTTTCTGACATTGGTCCGGTAGTTTTTTTGACACACCTCTCGGCGGCTAATTGTACGTGTGTCGTGTTTTCATCTGGCATCGATTTCTTTTCTTCAATCCTCCATCAGCAACCTGTATCATTATAAGCGAGTTGTCTTGCAAGACAGGCAGATTGGCCGCGGGTCTGTGGAACATGTGGCGTTAGCCGTTCCCTGCCAGGCAAGGTGCAATTCGAACGGATAGGGCAGGTTGCCTGAGCCAAGGTTCTGGCCGCCTTTGCGTGACTCCGGTTATTTCTTTCGCGGAAGGGAGTCGAAGATGCGTGCTGCTTTTTTTCTCGCCGCCACGTCTGTCTGCCTGGCAGGGTGCGAGGGGGAGTCGATGATGTCGCTGCAGCAACCGACGGTTGTGAATCCGGTGTCACCCAAATTCCCGCTGGCTGGCGAATGGCTTCGTGAGTTCGATCCCGACGACAAGCCGGCAGGCGAAGCACCGGTCTTGGTGCGGAAGGTAAAAGAAGGCGTGTTTTCCATCAGCCAGCAGGGCGAAGATTCGTTTTCGATCGAACTGCGCACAGCGCCGTTCGGCGATCTCGCGGACTACGCCATCGCGGAAGCCGTGCGTTCGAGGGAGGACAAGCTCTAGGTGCGGTGTCTGATGATTCTTCGCTACGATGACCGTGGGCTAACGGTGTGGCAGGTCAGAACGGGGAATCTGGCGAAACTTATGCACGCAGACGGCCACTCGGCCGTGCTTGAGCACGCCACGTTCGCCACCCGGGTTTTTGCCGAACCGGCGGATCTGCTGGACTGTGTCGCCAGGCACGGGAAAGAGCTGGCGAAGTCGCCGAATCGATACAAGCGACGCCCCCGGTAGCCAATGCGGTGCGGCGGTCCCGCTGGATTCGTCACGCGCGGATTCTGTACACTTGTCAGATAAATTGTCATTGCTGAACGGTTGTTTTCTTGTATCCTGATCTGTTTCCGGGGCGATCATGGTATTTTGAAGGATATCGGAATCGCGCCGTATTCTCGGCTGCTGCGCGTCGCAAATTTTTCGTCAGGGCAAGCAGCCAGGACGACCTCCTGTTAACACTTCGCTACCCTCCCTGTGCGTGCATGGTTTTCATCAGGCAGGGGCTTGAGTCAGGAAAATCGATCGTGGGTGCTGTAACTTTTTCCCGCATGAGTCGCACGGCGTTTGCGCCCGTCGGCAATCTCGGCATTTGGCAGGGACTCCGGGGCCTGATCCTGCTGGTCGCGACGATTGCCGTCGGACCCGCCGCGGCGGCCGAGCCTGAGTTTGTAGAGACGCCTTTTGAAGGAGTGATCAGCGAACTCACCCTTAAAGACGATTCGCTCCTTCTCAAATCTTACAACGGCGTTGGCTATCGGGTGTTTTCCGCCGACGATACCGAGATTCTCCTGGAAGGAGAACCGGCCAAACTGGCCGACCTGAAGCCGCCGTTGCATGCGAATATCTGGTACAAGCCGACGACCCGCGCCTACAAGCACGCGGTAAAAATTGTCGCGCAGAAGGAAAAGCTGCCGTATCTGCATCCGGCGCTCCAGGCCAAAACGCCGCCGTTCCCGGCCGACCTGGCAGCGCTGCCCGTGCACCGATCGCAACGAGGCGACATGGCCGCCATGATCGATCGCCACGTGGACCAGCGGCTCAAAGCAGCGCAGATCCCTTCCTCCCCGCTGGCCGACGACTCGGAGTTCTTGCGCAGGGTCTATCTCGACATCACCGGCCGTACGCCCAGCCTGGAACAGACCAAAGCCTTCCTGGCCAGCACGGATCCCGCCAAAAGAGCGCAGCTGATTGACCAGTTACTGGCGAGCCCGCATTTTGGCGACCACTTCGCCAACCTGTGGCGCGACCTGGCGCTCTATGAAGAGACGCACCGTTTCCAGACCAAATACATCGAACCGTACCGGCAATGGCTGGCGGACGAATACAACGCCAACCGGGGCTGGAATCGAATGGCCTGGAGCCAGATCACGGCCGCCGGGATTGTTACCGAGCAGCCGGAAGGCTTCTACATGCTGACCAGCATGCAGATGGGCCAGACCGACGCCAGCAAGATCGCCGCTTCGACCTCGCGCATGTTCCTTGGCGTCGATATCCAGTGCGCGCAGTGCCACGATCACTTTTACATTGACCAGTGGAAGCACCAAGACTTCTGGCGCCTGGCCGCCTTCTTCAGCCACGTTCGCGATGAAGGGAACGTCGGCACGGCCGGCCAGGCCTCCAGCGTCGCCGTCATCTTCGAAGGCGACGGAGTCCCCCAGGGGAAGAGCAACGATCGCGTTCCTTACTACACGCCTCCCCAGGGCGCCAGAATTGAAATTCCCGATCCGACCGACCCTGCTATTTATCTGGAAACGGTCGAAGCGAGTTACCTCGATGGCCCGCAACCGGAACTGGAACCCTCGGGGCCGTACCGTCCCGTCCTGGCCCGCTGGATGGTCGATCCCCAGAACCCGTTCTTCGGCAAGGCGGCCGTCAATCGCCTGTGGGCGCACTTTTTCGCCCGGGGTTTGGTGAATCCGGTCGACGACATGCATGCGTTGAACGAGCCGTCCCATCCGGAGATCCTGCAGCAGCTGACGGCCGAATTCCTCGCTTCGGGAACTGACGTCAAGCATCTGATTCGTTGCCTGTGCAACAGCCAGACGTACCAGCGGACGAGCCGCCCCTTGCCGGAGAACGCATCCGACGAAACGCTCTGCAGCCACATGGCCGTGAAGGTCCTCACGCCCGACATGCTGGCCGATTCCCGAGAGATCATCATCGGGGGGCGGCTGGGAGGACGCGACGCCAAACGGTACGAAGAACTGTTCATCAACGACGAACTGGCCACTCAGCTCGGTTATGGCATCCCGCACTACCTGCGATTGATGGTGCTCCACGCCGACGAGCGGCAGGTGCCGGCAACGCTCGACGACCTCTTTTTAAAGGTGCTGTCCCGCCTGCCCACGGACGAAGACCGCAAACTAATGGGGGACGAAGACCTGAACGATATCTATCACGCTTTGCTGAACAGCGCCGAATTCATCCACAACCATTAACCGCCCGGCCGCACGATCGCCGCTTCGGTTTTGCCATCCCCCATCTTTTCCTGCCGGCAGTTCGCTGGCAGGCCCCTGACAGGAATGTGTCCCCCATGCCCACGCAGCACTCCCTGCCTTCGCTTTCCCGTCGCGACATGTTCAAGTGGTCGGCCGCCGGTTTAACGGCGACCTCCACCTGTGGCTGGTTCGAGCAGCTGGCCGCCCGCGGCGCCGAGGCCGCACGGCAGGGCGTCAAGCACAAGTCGTGCATTTTGCTCTGGATGGATGGCGGACCGGGGCAGATCTTTACCTTTGACCCGCGACCCACCGGCTTCAAAGCCATCTCGACCAGCGTGCCCGGCATTGAGATCGCCGAGGCGCTGCCCCGCGTCTCCCAGCAGATGCAGCACCTGGCGTTGCTCCGCAGCATGACGACGACCGAGTTCGACCATGGCCGGGCCCACTACGAAATGCACACCGGCTTTCGCGCCGGCGCCGGGATCTCCTTTCCCAGCATCGGGTCGATCGTCTGCTCCGAGATCGCCGATCCCGAGTTCGAACTGCCCAACTACATCACCAGCGGCTTTCGTCCTTCCCGCATCCCCGGCCCGGGCCATCTGGGACCGCTTTGGATTCCGACCACGCTCGACAACCCGGCCGCCGGGCTGGAAGACCTCCAGGCGGCCCGCCAATTGCCGATCGAAAAGCGAGTCAGCCTGATCCAGCGTCTGGACGCCCGTTTCCAGCAAGAGCACGGCGTCGCCTCGGCCGAGGCGCATCGCCGCGGCTATGAAGGGATTGTGCGGCTGCTCAAATCGCCCAAAGCGGCCGCCTTTGATCTGGACCAGGAACCGGCCAAAAATCGCGCCCGCTACGGTTCTGGCGAGTTTGCCGACCGCTGCCTGATGGCCCGTCGCCTGGTGGAGCAGGGCGTCCCCTTTGTCGAAGTCGTCCTGCCCGGCTGGGACACACATTCCCAGTCGGCCGAACGCAGCAAAGAACTCACGGCCCAGCTGGACCAGCCAATGGCGGCCCTGATCGCCGATTTGCACGAACGTGATCTGCTCGACGACACGCTGCTCATCTGGATGGGCGAATTCGGCCGCGATCCTCGCAGTGGTCGCGGGCACTTCCCCACCGCCTGGACTTCCGTCCTGGGAGGAGCCGGCCTGCAGACCGGCCAGGTCGTCGGCCGCTGCAACCCCAAGGGAACCGAAGTCGTCGACCGTCCGATCAAGACGGGCGACTTCATGGCCACCATCCTGCACGCCCTGGGCATCGACTACCACAAACAGTACAGCGAATCCGGCGAGCGTCCCGTCACCATGGTCGCCGAAGATTCCCAGCACGTGGAACAACTGTTCGGCTAACCGCATGTCGCCGAAGTCGCCAGGCTTTGAAGGAAGCATCCCTGGCCAGATGCGCCGTGGCCAAACCCTGGCGAGTTCGGCTACGGGACCGAAGGAGGCCATCCCAGGATGCGGACGCTTGCCTGGCGATTGGACGGGCGCGGAGCTGGAAACGCTCGCACTCCCCCGGCGCAGCGATTAAGATCAACGGATTGACTGCCCGCTTCCACTGGGAATCCCCGTGATGATCTTCCGTTTCGCCCACGCGCGGCCGACCGTGCTCTGCGCTGCTTGCTGCCTGGCTCTCCAGGCGTGGCTGGCTGGCGGATTCGCCGGCGCCGACGAACCCACCGCCATCGAGCCCGCGGCGGCTGAATCGTCGCAGGCGTTTGCCCGCCAGGCCCCGGCGTTCGTGGCGAAGTACTGCACCGACTGCCACGGCGCCGACCTGCAGGAAGGCGGCCTGCGACTGGACCGGGCGGAGCTGGATCTGGCGCAGGACGACGCCGCCAAGACCTGGGTGCGCGTGCTGGAACAGGTGCTCTTTGCGGAGATGCCGCCCGAGGATGCAAGCGCAGCGCCGTCTTCCGTGGAGCGGGCCCAGTTCGTCGAGCTGGTCGAAGGGGAACTGTCCCGGTTCGGCCGCGGCATCAGTCTGGCGGAGAAAATGCTGCTGCCCGAATACGGCAACTTTGTCGACCATGACCAGCTCTTCAGCGGCCAGATTACCGACCTGCCGTACACGCCGGCCCGGCTGTGGCGGCAACGCCCTGA is part of the Lignipirellula cremea genome and encodes:
- a CDS encoding DUF1501 domain-containing protein — its product is MPTQHSLPSLSRRDMFKWSAAGLTATSTCGWFEQLAARGAEAARQGVKHKSCILLWMDGGPGQIFTFDPRPTGFKAISTSVPGIEIAEALPRVSQQMQHLALLRSMTTTEFDHGRAHYEMHTGFRAGAGISFPSIGSIVCSEIADPEFELPNYITSGFRPSRIPGPGHLGPLWIPTTLDNPAAGLEDLQAARQLPIEKRVSLIQRLDARFQQEHGVASAEAHRRGYEGIVRLLKSPKAAAFDLDQEPAKNRARYGSGEFADRCLMARRLVEQGVPFVEVVLPGWDTHSQSAERSKELTAQLDQPMAALIADLHERDLLDDTLLIWMGEFGRDPRSGRGHFPTAWTSVLGGAGLQTGQVVGRCNPKGTEVVDRPIKTGDFMATILHALGIDYHKQYSESGERPVTMVAEDSQHVEQLFG
- a CDS encoding methyltransferase family protein; the protein is MPVKSNGDDATRTGRGLPVAWFMQRFFTESQRSASTFPQSSDLPAEPMSRNHRAMRFGRAAGFVFGIGAQVGFLITIWYLYAFLKDGRPAQGQAWFLIDLVLALQFAAAHSSLLYPPVRRYLTQVFPAGLYGCLFCVVTCLNLAVIFVFWRGSAGECWNCTGLAASAMRLGFYLSWVALFYSLHLSGLGRQTGLTQWLHWVNRRKPPIPVFEIRGVYRWMRHPIYLSFLGLIWFTPRMAWDHALLTFVWTGYILAGSYLKDERLARYVGEPYRRYQEQVAGYPGMFFGPLGRRRPAASASAQRIASPS
- a CDS encoding YceI family protein — encoded protein: MGDLHLGSSRVYIHVFKTGFGHEHGVAGRLKAGHLNLENGSSGRLVFDMLSFDADGDDARRYVGLTGSTDADTRQQVNANMHGASILDTRTHPTATFAIKTATKTSENSSRGLPVYQLDGDFTLHGVTHPIRILADSEAKPPWIHLRGSFAILQSQYGITPFSKAFGAVGVADRLEIYGDLWIAAQRLAIPPSSQR
- a CDS encoding efflux RND transporter permease subunit, whose product is MDLSQRRFRLAWLYGLALFPVIVWQAMQAVQVSENSPLDWAPADFPARVEYSQFADRFGPGDVVIMSWDDCTLDEPRLDNLVAVLRGSSAFYDGQQWLFDQVISGRELVQQLQKTGVDKSVAVQRLRGAMIGPDGAATCVIVRFTKAGLQQRARLTRLIQMAVQKYCGAKPSEQHLAGPVIDGLSVDVASAQALNQLAVPSSLVVFLVGLWSLGSWRATTIVFAVSLFCQAATLALISLCGDTMSALLIVLPPLTQVLALAGGIHMVNYYRAAAPGESAAAAASRAFRIGWLPCVLSAATTAIGMGSLMVSELTPIRAFGCYSAAGLLLTTALVLFLVPTMLAALRVPPAASPTRARQGWRLLTLFLSKRNQAVVGAFVLIIAVLGWNMSRLKTSVRIETLFGGESRVLADYRWLEDHVGPLVPLEVVVTFDPQHPASPWQRLAIVQQLEARLRECPQVGGSLSALTFAPAGLPLSGGPLPPGGADLLAPAEMQWTRMRLLSQSDGEQKWRVQGFVSALEQTDYAALLREVRSRLQEVVYEQPPGTEKFTIQATGVMPLVHEIQQQLLIDLRASFLLAFAIITVVMTIMQGSVSAGLVGMLPNIFPTVLMFGAIGWSGRSVDIGSVMTASVALGVAVDDTLHFLTHFQRRVEEGVSRRRAVRSALEHCGQAMLQSSVICAAGMAVFALSDFLPTARFAWMMVALLAAALLGDLILLPALLLGPLGKLWQPRTSQPKAVQELVEPQPVEAQPVDAASPIPPHHLRRASRDATRWETH
- a CDS encoding DUF1549 domain-containing protein, translated to MGAVTFSRMSRTAFAPVGNLGIWQGLRGLILLVATIAVGPAAAAEPEFVETPFEGVISELTLKDDSLLLKSYNGVGYRVFSADDTEILLEGEPAKLADLKPPLHANIWYKPTTRAYKHAVKIVAQKEKLPYLHPALQAKTPPFPADLAALPVHRSQRGDMAAMIDRHVDQRLKAAQIPSSPLADDSEFLRRVYLDITGRTPSLEQTKAFLASTDPAKRAQLIDQLLASPHFGDHFANLWRDLALYEETHRFQTKYIEPYRQWLADEYNANRGWNRMAWSQITAAGIVTEQPEGFYMLTSMQMGQTDASKIAASTSRMFLGVDIQCAQCHDHFYIDQWKHQDFWRLAAFFSHVRDEGNVGTAGQASSVAVIFEGDGVPQGKSNDRVPYYTPPQGARIEIPDPTDPAIYLETVEASYLDGPQPELEPSGPYRPVLARWMVDPQNPFFGKAAVNRLWAHFFARGLVNPVDDMHALNEPSHPEILQQLTAEFLASGTDVKHLIRCLCNSQTYQRTSRPLPENASDETLCSHMAVKVLTPDMLADSREIIIGGRLGGRDAKRYEELFINDELATQLGYGIPHYLRLMVLHADERQVPATLDDLFLKVLSRLPTDEDRKLMGDEDLNDIYHALLNSAEFIHNH